The Cololabis saira isolate AMF1-May2022 chromosome 18, fColSai1.1, whole genome shotgun sequence genome contains the following window.
GACATTTCTTTGAACCATTGCGTCACACTCGGTTTGCCAGTACTTTTCCACGTTAAACCTATCACTCTCTTTGCTTGTAGTATTCCCATATTTATGAAGATTTTTCCAGAGCGACTTATGTTATGTCCTGTAGGATATAAGCCCAGTAGGAAAAATTTGGGTTCCATCACCAGTCTAATTGATAAAATCTCCTGTATTATTACTCTAACTTCCTCCCAAAACTCCCTTATTTTTGGACCTGACCATATACAGTGGAACAATGTGCCCTTAACTTCTCCACATCTATTACAGAGGTCAGGGATCTGTATATTaaattttttaagtttttctgGTGTAACCTTCAGAATATTTACTGTTATTAAAATAAATCCATCACATGTGAAATAAATTCAGTAGCCACATCTGAGCTGCAATTTTATGTTAGgggcataaaatgtatattcagTGATGCAAACGTAGATTGCAGGCACAAATTCTGCTGTCATTGATATGTAATTGCATTTGACAATTACTATACTCAACAGAATTAACAAGTTAAATGAACACTTCAATGTGAATATACTCTGGACATGGTGCTGGTGACACTAGTGCAATCTGTGGCACCAATCAAGTCCGAATACTCCACTCAGCAGGACCAATAGTAGTGGTAAattagtacgacggagtattagggccaaactaagaaaaaaaaaaaggaaattacgaaaataaagtcataatagtatgagaataaagtcgtaaaattgcgagaataaagtcataatgttgcgagaataaagtcgtaatattacgagaataaagtcgtaatattttgagaataaattcataatattacgagaataaagtcttaatattacgagaataaagtcgtgatattaaatatattataaatatataaatataacttcacaagatgctcaatattcaacattttgcagcagagttctcataaattaccactttattcttgtactATTACGACtctattctcataaattacgattttattctcgtaatgtaacgactttattctcgtaatattacgactttattctattacgactttattctcgcaacattatgactttattctcgtaattttacgactttattctcgtaatttccaattttttttgtcttagtttggccctaatactccgtcgtaagttAGTGATTGTACTTCATGAGAAATGTGTGACCAGAAATGTGCAATAGACATATGTTTAGAAGTTGGTTTGCTATGTTTTGGCTTAATTTGTTTGTTAGCCCTGGTTTCTTATCAAAAAATAAGACAATAGGACCAATTAGAATTAGGCATAGTTTTAATGACGTCTTTCATGATGTTTGCAGGATGTAGCTTGGGCTCAGAAAAGAAGTATAATGCAAAGACAGATTTGAGAAAGTGACTGAAAGCtacctgaatgaatgaatgaatgaatgaatttattgcCACAAAACTGATTTGTAAACAGTATTTACAAAAGAACaatcccaaacaacatatacataTCCACCAGTATTAGCTCATtgtcacaatatatatatatatatatatatatatatatatatatatatatatatatatatatacatacatatgtacataatagaaaaataatataaacaatATTTCCAATTGAATCAACTTGTAAGTATTTATAGCTTCAGATATGACATTGATTGATGCAAATTGTCTGAAAAGGGGTATGAAGAAACGAAAGTTGGATGAAAAGATGGGAAGCCAATATGGCTgtctgtaataaataaaaacaaataagtcatgaatattttctcttctttttactTCCTTACAAAGTTAAAAACCCACAAAAATTCTGCTTAAAGCAAACAACTGTCAGATGCATAAAGTAAAATAGTAACAGTTTAGTAAATGTTCTTTTAggctttaaataaatattacacaagtataaaattaaatataaatactgCACAATAATACATTTACTAAAGTATTACTGTGCCAAATGTGCACACAGTGCATCCCTAATTTGCCCCCCATAGTTGGCCTGATCACCGATTTCTAGGTCCACAATGTCATCCACGTCAGCCGCGAGATCCTCATCTTCCCAGTCCTCATTAGCAATTTCACAGAAGTTGTGTAGAACGCAGCAGGCTGATATTATGTGGCTGATGAGGGAAATGTGTGCATCGCATCTCCTGAGAAGGCATTGCCAGCGACCCTTCAGGCGTCCGAAGGCTCTTTCAACAGTCACTCTTGCTTCCCAGAGTCGATGATTGAAGTGTGTCTGTGCCTCCGTTAACCCCCCGCCCTCCGGGAACGGCTTCAGCAGCCAGGGCAGTAGTGGGTAGGCGGCATCGCCGACAATATGCAGCGGCACGTCCACATCCCCCAGTCTTTCGGTCCAGTCCGGAAACAATGTGCAGTTCTGGCCTCTACTGTACATGGAAGTGCTGACCAAAACTCTGGCATCGTGTAGTTTACCCGGCCAGCCGACGTTAATGTCCCAAAACTTCATTTTGTCATCTACCACACCCTGCAACACAACGGAATAGAAACTCCTCCTGTTGTAGTAGTCGGTAGGGTCCTCGGCCGGCGCTAAAATTCCAATGTGAGTCGCATCTATTACTCCTGCAACCTGGAGTAACCCCCACCTATCCCTGAAGCCCTGCACTATCTCCCTCACCTCTGGCTCGGACGGCGCTTTAATGTAATGGGGTTTCATTATCTTATTAATTGCAGTCACAACTTGTTGGGTAACACTGCAGGCTGTGGAGATACCGACACCAAACAGGTGGGAGATAGAACGAAACTCCATGTTGGTCGCGAGCCGCCACAGACAGATAGCCAACCGCAGCTCAACAGCGAGTGGACACCGGTATCTAGTGCGCTGCCGCGTCAGATTGGGCCGCAGGATGTCGCACAGATGCAGGAATGAGGTTTTAGACATCCTGAAGTTTCTTTGCCACTCCCTCTCATCCCAGGTGTTGATAGCAGAATCCCACCAGGTTGAGGTGCGTGGCCGGGCCCATGTGATTCTGGAGGGACAACAATAAGGGAATTAATGTAAAATGGAGGTAATACACTTAACCTTTCTATGAGTCCCTCATTAATTTATAATTATTAtctctttatttgtcattttacaTGGAAACACTCACAGGAAATTGTCCTTGTCAAGGGCCCAAAGCGGTTTATTTTGATTGCCATCCTGGGGGTttctctgtaaccactagactaccactctcCTAaatagtaggcctgtgttgaaaaaaatcgatttcccaattctaaatcgattctcatattaattcctaaaaatcgattcatatgtctaaagatcgatttaaaaaaaaaaaaattattgatttaatgtggtttaatgaattcaacacccataaaacttgtgatacataacacaaattgttttcattaaaccacattaaatcagcccatatatatgatttttaaatcagcccataggcctatatatgattttttaataattactgttttgtgatatatagtctagatgaccatgaacacatcacaagcaatatgaccaaaatcagtggtatgtatcacaagttttatgggtgttgaattcataatatccaatatcaaaccaattcaaccgcggtcctTAGTTTAGCTTCCACTACTCTTTCTCACAACTTCTTTTGAGTTATTAACCATGAGTAGTGTCTCTGAAAACGTGGGATGGGCATATAATATAACTT
Protein-coding sequences here:
- the LOC133464387 gene encoding uncharacterized protein LOC133464387, which translates into the protein MEQQQMLGILGSLFDFMQVYHTVSLQQFAQYEQQTRQRTVEGIAFYLRRMRRQRMRRRALQRERVKNIHMLSRLYRCRARITWARPRTSTWWDSAINTWDEREWQRNFRMSKTSFLHLCDILRPNLTRQRTRYRCPLAVELRLAICLWRLATNMEFRSISHLFGVGISTACSVTQQVVTAINKIMKPHYIKAPSEPEVREIVQGFRDRWGLLQVAGVIDATHIGILAPAEDPTDYYNRRSFYSVVLQGVVDDKMKFWDINVGWPGKLHDARVLVSTSMYSRGQNCTLFPDWTERLGDVDVPLHIVGDAAYPLLPWLLKPFPEGGGLTEAQTHFNHRLWEARVTVERAFGRLKGRWQCLLRRCDAHISLISHIISACCVLHNFCEIANEDWEDEDLAADVDDIVDLEIGDQANYGGQIRDALCAHLAQ